In Sulfitobacter sp. W027, a single window of DNA contains:
- the paaC gene encoding 1,2-phenylacetyl-CoA epoxidase subunit PaaC — MGDNALVLGHRVSEWCGLAPVLEEDIALANVALDLIGQTQLWLGLAGEVEGAGRDADALAFHRDVWDFRNILLVEQPNGDFGQTMMRQFLFDAWHLAQLTALIDSSDKQIAAIAEKSAKEVTYHLERSSDTVIGLGDGTEESHCRMQAALNLLWPYVGEMFIGDDVDKAMVEAGIAPAPESLRADYDQLVGDTLMAATLTKPEDDFAHRGGKTGARHSEHLGHMLTQMQWLQRAYPDATW, encoded by the coding sequence ATGGGCGACAACGCGCTGGTGCTCGGTCACCGCGTCTCGGAATGGTGCGGTCTCGCCCCGGTGCTGGAAGAGGACATTGCGCTCGCCAACGTGGCGCTCGACCTGATCGGGCAGACGCAGCTTTGGCTGGGTCTGGCAGGCGAGGTCGAAGGCGCGGGACGTGACGCCGACGCACTCGCCTTTCATCGCGATGTCTGGGACTTCCGCAACATCCTGCTGGTCGAGCAGCCCAACGGCGATTTCGGCCAGACCATGATGCGGCAGTTCCTGTTCGACGCATGGCATCTGGCGCAGCTCACCGCGCTGATCGATTCCTCCGACAAGCAGATCGCCGCAATTGCGGAAAAGTCGGCCAAGGAGGTGACCTACCACCTTGAGCGGTCCTCCGACACGGTGATCGGTCTTGGCGACGGGACAGAGGAAAGCCACTGCCGGATGCAGGCGGCGCTGAACCTGCTCTGGCCCTACGTGGGCGAGATGTTCATCGGTGACGACGTCGATAAGGCGATGGTCGAGGCCGGCATTGCGCCCGCGCCCGAAAGCCTGCGGGCGGATTACGACCAATTGGTGGGCGACACGCTGATGGCGGCGACCCTGACCAAGCCCGAGGACGACTTTGCCCATAGGGGCGGGAAGACCGGTGCGCGGCACAGCGAGCATCT